A single window of Culicoides brevitarsis isolate CSIRO-B50_1 chromosome 3, AGI_CSIRO_Cbre_v1, whole genome shotgun sequence DNA harbors:
- the LOC134834317 gene encoding small ribosomal subunit protein uS3m, with protein sequence MALNLVNLTKNANFCSLIHARAFHVTAACNKIKAGRFRKTPKGDMPLTYEMANPPHYIGVRKAWNSWDTSNLSLGVKPPGNIWNIADLVDYHTFKPHGYEGDVLEAHRAAETVIEDMFIRKFMMGTWHGLCLSEIIIKRQHNHIRIASIIRQGISARKMYFLIGYTEEFLSYWLQCPITLELQTTPDSKDVIFKYI encoded by the exons ATGGCACTAAATCTGGTtaacttgacaaaaaatgcgaaTTTCTGCTCATTGATTCACGCCAGAGCCTTCCACGTAACCGCAGCATGCAACAAAATCAAAGCAGGTCGTTTCCGGAAGACGCCAAAAGGTGATATGCCCTTGACATACGAAATGGCAAATCCTCCGCATTACATCGGCGTTCGAAAA gCATGGAATTCTTGGGACACCTCAAATCTCTCACTGGGCGTGAAGCCTCCGGGAAACATTTGGAATATCGCAGATTTGGTTGATTATCACACATTTAAGCCACACGGGTATGAAGGTGATGTTCTTGAAGCACATCGAGCTGCCGAAACAGTTATTGAGGATATGTTTATTCGGAAATTCATGATGGGAACATGGCATGGCTTGTGTTTGTctgaaattatcattaaaaggcAGCATAACCACATTCGGATTGCGTCGATTATTAGACAAGGCATCAGTGCGAGGAAAATGTACTTTTTAATTGGATACACGGAAGAGTTTTTGTCGTATTGGTTGCAATGTCCGATCACGTTGGAGCTGCAAACGACACCTGATTCGAAAGATGTTatctttaaatatatttaa